One part of the Bdellovibrio bacteriovorus genome encodes these proteins:
- a CDS encoding Maf family protein: MKPALILASESPRRKQLLSEAGFSFDVVPVKVSEIPNKNLNVNDQILDIARRKASAALPLLKSSRTDAFIVLCADTEVIFDGAPLGKPADRQDAYRILKLLSGKYHEVITAVCLVESSTGKEVSQTETTKIYFRELTDDEIWTYIDTGEPMDKAGAYGIQGQGGKFVDHFEGPFDNVVGLPVELVKNLLSKF, translated from the coding sequence ATGAAACCAGCATTGATCTTGGCCTCAGAGTCACCGCGCCGAAAACAGCTTCTTAGCGAAGCGGGTTTTTCATTCGACGTGGTTCCAGTTAAAGTATCGGAAATTCCTAACAAAAACCTGAATGTAAACGATCAGATTTTAGATATCGCCAGACGAAAAGCGAGTGCCGCTTTGCCCCTGCTAAAGTCCAGCCGTACAGACGCGTTTATCGTGCTTTGCGCGGACACGGAGGTGATTTTCGACGGGGCCCCCCTGGGGAAGCCCGCCGATCGTCAGGATGCCTACCGCATTCTTAAACTTTTGTCGGGTAAATATCATGAGGTGATCACGGCGGTGTGCCTGGTCGAGTCCAGCACGGGCAAGGAAGTGTCTCAGACTGAGACCACCAAAATTTATTTCCGGGAGCTGACTGACGATGAAATCTGGACCTACATAGACACCGGCGAACCGATGGACAAAGCCGGCGCTTATGGAATTCAAGGCCAGGGCGGGAAATTCGTTGATCACTTCGAAGGGCCCTTCGACAACGTAGTGGGACTTCCCGTCGAGCTGGTGAAAAATCTACTGTCCAAATTTTAA
- a CDS encoding polysaccharide deacetylase family protein, which produces MKRPISLALSALTFTAALAHAQEEVLPQAPSNEKLIELQTTQGMKRAVEKVLNLDTEWGIFDKFKPNRCKYAIQIPDSVTRGTIALTFDDGPNPETTPVILDVLKAHGAKATFFILGSKIKGNESILRRMVAEGHQLANHSYSHPNFHELSSSRMNSEISQTDRLLRTVGTPRFFRYPYGNSTCSSNELVSSLGYVNVGWDIDTCDWAFADGQVSDKENATCQAPQHLRRDYAGYVANVVAQTQGGVLLMHDIHKNTAHSLDRLMTMLEQDGYRFVSLTDRNIFPKLNRR; this is translated from the coding sequence ATGAAACGTCCTATTTCTTTGGCTTTGTCTGCGCTGACTTTTACGGCTGCCCTGGCTCACGCACAGGAAGAAGTTCTGCCTCAGGCGCCTTCCAACGAAAAATTGATTGAACTGCAGACGACTCAGGGTATGAAACGGGCGGTGGAGAAAGTCCTGAACCTCGATACTGAATGGGGCATCTTCGACAAATTCAAACCGAACCGCTGCAAGTACGCCATTCAGATTCCTGACTCTGTCACTCGCGGCACCATCGCCCTGACTTTCGATGACGGACCAAATCCTGAAACGACGCCAGTGATTTTGGATGTGCTAAAAGCGCATGGCGCCAAGGCGACTTTCTTTATTTTGGGAAGCAAAATCAAAGGCAACGAATCCATCCTGCGCCGTATGGTCGCCGAAGGTCATCAACTGGCGAATCACTCTTACAGCCATCCGAACTTCCATGAACTGAGTTCTTCACGCATGAATTCAGAAATCTCGCAAACCGACCGTCTGCTTCGCACTGTGGGCACGCCGCGCTTCTTCCGTTATCCCTACGGAAACTCCACATGCTCCAGCAACGAACTGGTCAGCTCTTTGGGTTATGTGAATGTAGGCTGGGATATCGACACCTGTGACTGGGCTTTTGCTGATGGCCAAGTAAGCGACAAAGAAAACGCCACCTGCCAGGCTCCACAGCACCTGCGCCGCGATTACGCGGGCTACGTCGCCAACGTGGTGGCCCAAACCCAAGGCGGCGTTCTGCTGATGCACGACATTCACAAAAACACCGCGCACAGCCTGGATCGCCTGATGACGATGCTGGAACAAGACGGCTACCGTTTCGTCTCCCTCACCGACCGCAACATCTTCCCCAAACTAAACCGCCGCTAA
- a CDS encoding YggS family pyridoxal phosphate-dependent enzyme, with product MALKEIIEKAKPAKILAVSKLQPAKKVRILYAEGQRLFGENYVQEALEKQSVLSDLPDIQWHLIGHLQKNKAKMVVGKFHLIHSVDSLELAQVISRQCEQKGVRQNILIQVNLAGEASKEGFSTETLESQWADLTKLPHLHIYGLMTMPPLTETGAEVRPYFAELRRLRDRLKAATDTTVHPLNELSMGTSHDYPVAVEEGATIVRLGTILFGERPAKG from the coding sequence ATGGCATTAAAAGAGATCATAGAAAAAGCAAAACCCGCGAAGATCCTGGCCGTTTCCAAACTTCAACCGGCAAAAAAGGTGCGTATCCTGTACGCCGAGGGTCAGCGCCTGTTTGGTGAAAATTACGTTCAGGAAGCCCTTGAAAAACAAAGTGTGCTTTCTGACCTTCCTGATATTCAGTGGCATCTGATTGGACACCTTCAAAAGAACAAAGCAAAAATGGTGGTTGGAAAATTCCACCTCATCCATTCGGTGGACTCTCTGGAACTAGCCCAGGTGATCAGCCGGCAGTGCGAACAAAAAGGCGTCAGACAAAATATCCTGATCCAGGTGAATCTGGCGGGCGAAGCCAGCAAAGAGGGCTTTTCCACTGAAACCCTGGAAAGCCAGTGGGCGGACCTGACAAAACTGCCGCATCTTCATATTTATGGCCTGATGACCATGCCCCCATTAACCGAAACCGGGGCCGAAGTACGTCCTTACTTTGCAGAGCTGCGCCGACTGCGCGACCGACTGAAAGCGGCCACGGACACGACAGTTCACCCACTGAATGAGCTGTCAATGGGCACGAGTCACGATTATCCGGTCGCGGTCGAAGAAGGCGCCACAATCGTGCGGCTTGGGACTATTTTATTTGGCGAACGTCCCGCCAAAGGGTAG
- a CDS encoding pyrroline-5-carboxylate reductase family protein, with protein sequence MNPLLKSQKIGFLGAGNMAQAMIKGLVEGGFPAKNIFASNRSEGKLHKLAETFKINPVFSNDELVDTCDIIILAIKPQDLLQALEPVTRSFDEHKIVISVAAGIRMEKLERYIQGARLARVMPNTPSLIGRGVIGYLLNDEDDGGLDSTVEDLFQPLGRVIQVHDEDQFEALMVSCSSGTGFVFEMMMYWQDWIEEHGFSVEEARMMTIETFVGASLLAAQAREGVEDLQARVTSKKGVTAAGLQSMRELEIERALRISFEKAAMRNKEMAREIK encoded by the coding sequence ATGAATCCCTTGTTGAAATCGCAAAAAATCGGCTTTCTGGGTGCAGGGAATATGGCGCAAGCCATGATCAAAGGTCTCGTCGAAGGAGGCTTTCCTGCCAAAAACATCTTCGCTTCCAACCGCTCCGAAGGAAAACTTCACAAGCTCGCTGAAACTTTCAAAATAAATCCGGTCTTCAGCAATGACGAGCTGGTCGACACTTGCGACATCATCATTCTGGCCATCAAGCCTCAGGATCTTCTGCAGGCTCTGGAGCCTGTGACCCGCAGCTTTGACGAACACAAGATCGTCATCAGTGTCGCTGCCGGCATCCGCATGGAGAAACTGGAACGCTACATTCAGGGCGCCCGACTTGCCCGAGTTATGCCCAACACCCCGTCCCTGATCGGTCGCGGTGTCATCGGTTATCTTTTGAATGATGAAGACGACGGCGGACTGGATAGCACAGTGGAAGATCTTTTCCAGCCACTGGGTCGCGTGATTCAGGTGCACGACGAGGATCAGTTTGAAGCTTTGATGGTTTCCTGCTCCAGCGGAACCGGATTTGTCTTTGAAATGATGATGTACTGGCAGGACTGGATCGAAGAGCACGGCTTCTCTGTTGAAGAGGCGCGCATGATGACGATTGAAACTTTTGTCGGCGCTTCATTGCTGGCGGCGCAAGCCCGCGAAGGGGTTGAAGACCTGCAGGCCCGCGTCACCTCCAAGAAAGGTGTCACGGCGGCTGGACTTCAGTCCATGAGAGAGCTTGAGATTGAACGCGCTCTTCGCATCAGCTTTGAAAAAGCAGCGATGAGAAACAAAGAAATGGCCCGGGAAATCAAATAA